The proteins below come from a single Staphylococcus sp. MI 10-1553 genomic window:
- the hpf gene encoding ribosome hibernation-promoting factor, HPF/YfiA family, whose product MIKFEIHGDNLTITDAIRNYIEEKIGKLERYFTNVPNATAHVKVKTYQNSSTKIEVTIPLKNVTLRAEERHDDLYAGIDLINNKLERQVRKYKTRVNRKNRDRGYEEDVFTEIEATVPEVEQEATASDIEIIRSKTFSLKPMDSEEAVLQMNLLGHDFFVFNNRETDGTSIVYRRKDGKYGLIETE is encoded by the coding sequence ATGATTAAATTTGAAATTCATGGAGACAACCTCACAATCACAGATGCTATTAGAAATTATATTGAGGAGAAAATTGGTAAGTTAGAACGCTATTTCACTAATGTGCCAAATGCAACAGCGCATGTGAAAGTGAAAACATATCAAAATTCTAGTACTAAAATCGAAGTGACAATTCCATTGAAAAATGTAACGCTTCGTGCAGAGGAACGACATGATGATTTATATGCAGGTATCGATTTAATTAATAATAAACTTGAACGTCAAGTTCGTAAGTATAAAACACGCGTTAATCGTAAAAACAGGGACCGTGGTTATGAAGAGGATGTATTTACAGAAATTGAAGCGACTGTACCAGAAGTGGAACAAGAAGCAACAGCGTCTGATATCGAAATCATTCGTTCTAAAACATTCAGCTTAAAACCAATGGACTCAGAAGAAGCGGTGCTACAAATGAATTTATTAGGACATGATTTCTTCGTGTTTAATAATCGTGAAACAGATGGCACAAGCATTGTTTATCGTCGTAAAGATGGTAAATACGGCTTGATTGAAACTGAATAA
- a CDS encoding YigZ family protein, translated as MTDSVITIKDEHIIENVISKSRFIAHIKPVRDEDEAKAFIETKKKEHREATHNCSAYTIGDTMLIQKAHDDGEPSGTAGVPMLEMLKKLDVHDVAVVVTRYFGGIKLGTGGLIRAYGGAVRDVIQDVGRVALRPAIPVRISMAYDLTGKFEYELQSTTFILRDTAYTDQVTYHIDVLEEEYEAFIQFANQHTQGKYTLEADPVMRLPFDID; from the coding sequence ATGACAGATTCAGTAATTACGATTAAAGATGAACACATTATAGAAAACGTCATTAGTAAATCTCGTTTCATTGCCCATATTAAACCGGTCCGTGATGAGGATGAGGCAAAAGCATTTATTGAAACGAAGAAAAAGGAACATCGAGAAGCAACGCATAACTGTTCGGCTTATACGATTGGTGATACGATGCTCATTCAAAAAGCACATGATGATGGCGAACCGAGTGGCACGGCAGGTGTTCCAATGTTAGAAATGTTAAAAAAGTTGGATGTCCATGATGTCGCTGTTGTGGTTACGCGCTATTTCGGTGGTATTAAACTCGGCACAGGTGGCCTCATACGTGCATATGGTGGTGCCGTACGCGATGTGATTCAAGATGTCGGTCGCGTTGCATTACGTCCGGCGATTCCTGTCCGTATTTCGATGGCATATGATTTAACTGGAAAATTTGAATACGAACTCCAATCGACCACTTTTATACTTCGCGATACCGCATATACGGATCAAGTGACGTACCATATTGATGTCCTTGAAGAAGAATATGAGGCATTCATTCAATTTGCAAATCAACATACCCAAGGTAAATATACTTTAGAAGCTGACCCAGTGATGCGCTTGCCGTTTGATATTGATTAA
- the prfB gene encoding peptide chain release factor 2 (programmed frameshift) — MELSELKRNMDSYSAKLEQLRGSLDLENKETNIQEYEEMMADPQFWDNQERAQTIIDQNNAIKSVVNNYYEVAETLEEMVATYELLQEEYDDEMKDDLEQEVIGFQTKVDQFELQLLLDGEHDANNAILELHPGAGGTESQDWTNMLLRMYQRYCEQQGFKVEIVDYQAGDEAGVKSVTMLVKGHNAYGYLKAEKGVHRLVRISPFDSSGRRHTSFASCDVIPEFNNEKIEVEINPDDITVDTFRASGAGGQHINKTESAIRITHHPTGIVVNNQNERSQIKNREAAMKMLKAKLYQLELEQKEQELAAIRGEQKEIGWGSQIRSYVFHPYSMVKDHRTNEETGNVNAVMDGEIGPFIEAYLRHQMQ; from the exons ATGGAATTGTCCGAACTTAAACGCAATATGGATAGTTATAGCGCAAAATTAGAACAACTTAGGGGGTCTCTT GACTTAGAAAATAAAGAGACGAACATCCAAGAATATGAAGAGATGATGGCGGACCCACAGTTTTGGGATAATCAAGAACGCGCGCAAACGATTATCGACCAGAATAATGCCATAAAATCTGTTGTGAACAATTACTATGAAGTTGCTGAAACGCTTGAAGAAATGGTTGCAACGTATGAATTGTTACAAGAAGAATATGATGACGAAATGAAAGATGATTTAGAACAAGAAGTCATTGGATTCCAAACGAAAGTAGATCAATTCGAATTACAACTCTTGCTGGATGGCGAACATGATGCAAACAATGCTATTCTCGAGCTACATCCTGGTGCAGGTGGTACAGAGTCTCAAGACTGGACAAATATGTTGTTGCGTATGTATCAACGTTATTGTGAACAGCAAGGTTTTAAGGTGGAAATTGTCGATTATCAAGCAGGCGATGAAGCGGGTGTTAAAAGTGTGACCATGCTCGTCAAAGGTCACAATGCTTACGGTTACTTAAAAGCTGAAAAAGGTGTCCATCGTCTCGTTCGTATTTCGCCGTTTGATTCTTCAGGGCGTCGCCATACGTCATTTGCGTCATGTGATGTAATTCCTGAATTTAACAACGAAAAAATCGAAGTTGAAATCAACCCAGACGATATTACTGTGGATACTTTCCGTGCGTCAGGTGCGGGTGGTCAGCATATTAACAAAACTGAATCAGCCATCCGTATTACGCACCATCCGACAGGTATTGTGGTGAATAATCAAAATGAACGTTCACAAATTAAAAACAGAGAAGCAGCGATGAAAATGTTGAAAGCGAAACTTTATCAACTTGAGTTAGAACAAAAAGAACAAGAGTTAGCTGCCATTCGTGGTGAACAAAAAGAGATTGGTTGGGGGAGTCAAATTCGTTCTTACGTTTTCCACCCTTATTCTATGGTGAAAGATCACCGTACAAACGAGGAGACGGGCAACGTCAACGCAGTCATGGACGGTGAGATTGGTCCGTTTATCGAAGCGTATTTAAGACATCAAATGCAATAA
- the secA gene encoding preprotein translocase subunit SecA yields the protein MGLITKMIDGNKREVKRLSKLADKVIALGEDIALLTDEEMRAKTKAFQEEVQQIEDIKKQNNKLDDILPEAFALVREASKRVFNMTPYKVQIMGGIAIHKGDIAEMRTGEGKTLTATMPTYLNALTGRGVHVITVNEYLSSVQSEEMAELYNFLGLSVGLNLNSLSTIEKREAYSKDITYSTNNELGFDYLRDNMVNYKEDRVMRPLHFAIIDEVDSILIDEARTPLIISGEAEKSTSLYTQANVFSKMLKAEEDYNYDVQTKSIQLTEQGIDKAERMFKIENLYDVKHVDVIHHINLALRAHYTMQRDVDYMVTGGEILIVDQFTGRTMPGRRFSEGLHQAIEAKENVQIQNESKTMASITFQNYFRMYNKLAGMTGTAKTEEEEFRNIYNMTVTQIPTNRPVQRVDRSDLIYVSQKGKFDAVVEEVIEKHRKGQPVLLGTVAVETSEYISNLLKKRGIRHSVLNAKNHEREAEIVSGAGQRGAVTIATNMAGRGTDIKLGEGVEELGGLAVIGTERHESRRIDDQLRGRSGRQGDKGDSRFYLSLQDDLMVRFGSERMQAMMSRLGMDDSTPIESKMVSRAVESAQKRVEGNNFDARKRILEYDEVLRKQREIMYEERNQIIDQDQSTDLVMQMMHSTLDRALLHYLNEDEEKMDYEPLIYYVQDIFLHEGDLTESEINGKDREDMFEVIWAKIEAAYNRQKDQLGERMPEFERMILLRSIDNHWTSHIDTMDQLRQGIHLRSYGQQNPLRDYQNEGHQLFDMMMQSIEEDVSKYILKSVITVEEDVEREKTKELEGKHVSAEDGKEKVKPQPIVKEHEVGRNEPCPCGSGKKYKNCHGK from the coding sequence ATGGGTTTGATAACTAAAATGATTGACGGTAATAAACGAGAAGTCAAACGTTTAAGTAAGTTAGCAGATAAAGTCATCGCATTAGGAGAAGATATTGCGTTGCTAACTGATGAAGAAATGAGAGCGAAGACGAAAGCTTTTCAAGAAGAAGTTCAACAAATAGAAGATATTAAAAAACAGAATAATAAATTAGATGATATTTTACCGGAAGCCTTCGCACTTGTACGTGAAGCTTCTAAACGTGTGTTCAATATGACACCATATAAAGTACAAATTATGGGTGGGATCGCCATTCATAAAGGTGATATTGCAGAGATGAGAACCGGTGAAGGTAAAACATTAACTGCAACGATGCCAACCTATTTAAATGCATTAACTGGTCGCGGTGTGCACGTCATTACGGTAAACGAATATTTATCTAGTGTTCAAAGTGAAGAAATGGCAGAACTGTACAATTTCTTAGGTCTGTCAGTCGGATTGAACCTCAATAGTTTAAGCACGATAGAAAAACGTGAAGCTTATAGTAAAGACATCACATATAGCACAAATAATGAACTTGGCTTTGACTATTTACGTGACAACATGGTGAATTACAAAGAAGACCGTGTCATGCGTCCACTGCATTTTGCGATTATTGATGAGGTAGACTCGATTTTAATCGATGAAGCCCGTACACCGCTAATTATTTCAGGTGAAGCGGAGAAATCTACGTCTTTATATACACAAGCGAATGTGTTTTCAAAAATGCTTAAAGCTGAAGAAGATTATAACTATGATGTGCAAACGAAAAGTATTCAATTGACAGAACAAGGTATCGATAAGGCAGAACGCATGTTTAAAATTGAAAACTTATACGATGTGAAACATGTAGATGTTATTCACCACATTAACCTTGCTTTACGTGCACATTATACAATGCAGCGTGACGTAGATTACATGGTAACGGGTGGCGAAATTCTTATCGTCGACCAATTTACAGGTCGTACAATGCCAGGACGTCGTTTCTCAGAAGGTTTACACCAAGCGATTGAAGCGAAGGAAAATGTCCAAATTCAAAACGAATCTAAGACAATGGCGTCGATTACATTCCAAAACTATTTCAGAATGTACAACAAGTTAGCGGGTATGACGGGTACGGCTAAAACGGAGGAAGAAGAGTTTCGTAATATTTACAACATGACCGTAACTCAAATTCCAACGAACCGACCTGTCCAACGTGTCGACCGTTCAGATTTAATTTATGTTAGTCAAAAAGGTAAATTTGATGCGGTTGTCGAAGAAGTGATTGAAAAACATCGCAAAGGTCAGCCTGTATTATTGGGTACTGTCGCAGTAGAAACATCAGAATATATCTCGAATTTATTGAAAAAACGCGGTATTCGTCATAGTGTCCTCAATGCGAAAAACCATGAAAGAGAAGCGGAAATTGTTTCAGGTGCAGGTCAAAGAGGCGCCGTAACGATTGCGACAAACATGGCCGGACGTGGTACAGACATTAAACTAGGAGAAGGTGTTGAAGAGCTGGGTGGTCTAGCGGTAATTGGCACTGAACGTCATGAATCACGTCGTATTGATGATCAGCTACGTGGTCGTTCAGGTCGTCAAGGTGATAAAGGGGACAGTCGTTTCTATTTATCATTACAAGATGATTTGATGGTGCGCTTCGGTTCGGAACGTATGCAAGCGATGATGAGTCGTCTAGGGATGGATGATTCTACACCGATTGAATCTAAAATGGTGTCACGTGCTGTAGAGTCTGCACAAAAACGTGTAGAAGGTAACAACTTTGATGCGCGTAAACGTATTTTGGAATATGATGAAGTGTTACGTAAACAACGTGAAATCATGTATGAAGAACGTAATCAAATCATTGACCAAGATCAAAGTACGGACCTAGTGATGCAAATGATGCATTCCACATTAGACCGCGCATTGCTACATTACTTGAATGAAGACGAAGAAAAGATGGACTACGAGCCACTGATTTACTATGTTCAAGACATCTTTTTACATGAAGGTGACTTAACAGAAAGTGAAATTAACGGTAAAGATAGAGAGGATATGTTTGAAGTCATTTGGGCGAAAATTGAAGCTGCATACAATCGTCAAAAAGATCAACTAGGCGAGCGTATGCCGGAGTTTGAACGTATGATATTATTGCGTTCGATTGATAATCATTGGACGTCACATATTGATACGATGGACCAACTCCGTCAAGGGATTCATTTACGTTCATATGGTCAACAAAATCCATTGCGTGACTATCAAAATGAAGGACATCAATTGTTCGATATGATGATGCAAAGTATTGAAGAAGATGTCAGCAAATATATTCTGAAATCTGTCATCACGGTAGAAGAAGATGTTGAACGTGAGAAAACGAAAGAATTAGAAGGTAAGCACGTTTCAGCTGAAGATGGCAAAGAGAAAGTTAAACCACAACCTATTGTCAAAGAACATGAGGTCGGACGTAATGAACCATGTCCATGTGGAAGTGGCAAAAAATATAAAAATTGTCACGGCAAATAG
- a CDS encoding YfbR-like 5'-deoxynucleotidase yields the protein MGIHQYIKRLSDLEKLIRLPGKFKYFEHNVAAHSFKVTKIAQYLGTVEEYHGKTVDWKSLYEKALNHDFAEVFTGDIKTPVKYASGELKKLFSQVEEEMVDTFIKEEIPEQYQDIYRRRLQEGKDDSLEGQILSVADKIDLLYETFGEIQKRNPEPLFFEIYEMSLETIMQFDHLASVQDFIENIIPEMLTERFIPRTELKEMTMQILNKRKM from the coding sequence ATGGGAATTCATCAATATATTAAAAGGTTATCAGACTTAGAAAAGCTCATTCGATTACCCGGGAAATTTAAATACTTCGAGCATAATGTAGCCGCGCACTCATTCAAAGTTACAAAAATTGCCCAGTATTTAGGTACGGTTGAAGAGTATCACGGTAAGACAGTGGATTGGAAAAGTTTATATGAAAAAGCGCTCAACCATGACTTTGCTGAAGTATTTACGGGAGATATTAAAACGCCTGTGAAGTATGCAAGCGGAGAATTGAAAAAACTGTTCTCACAAGTGGAAGAGGAAATGGTTGATACATTCATTAAAGAAGAAATTCCAGAACAGTACCAAGATATTTATCGCCGTCGCCTACAAGAAGGTAAAGATGACTCGTTAGAAGGACAAATTCTATCGGTCGCAGATAAAATTGATTTATTATATGAAACATTTGGTGAAATACAAAAACGTAATCCTGAACCTCTATTTTTTGAAATATATGAGATGAGTCTTGAAACGATTATGCAATTTGATCATTTGGCTTCCGTACAGGATTTTATTGAAAATATTATTCCAGAAATGTTAACTGAAAGATTTATACCACGCACTGAATTAAAAGAAATGACGATGCAAATCCTAAATAAAAGAAAGATGTGA
- the fakB1 gene encoding fatty acid kinase binding subunit FakB1, producing MKIAVMTDSTSYIPQHILEKNNIRTVPLSITLENGENYKENISIFADEFHEILRTSKSIPTTSQPAIGEMISAYEAYRDEGYTDVIVVHLSSGISGAYQTAMQASTMVEGIRVHPVDSKIACLPEGSLVLRALDLIEQGLDVEAILSDLDDMVQHVGAFLVVDDLKNLHKSGRITGAQAWIGNLLKMKPVLTFEDGLIVPYEKVRTKKRALKLIEDKAVELSNQYEQSTIMVIGGDDREESQGVYKGLKENYPNKNIVFSELGPVIASHLGLGGFGIGVVNRHIDVPDSVNVER from the coding sequence ATGAAAATAGCTGTCATGACTGATTCAACAAGCTATATCCCTCAACATATATTAGAAAAAAATAATATTCGTACTGTACCGTTAAGTATTACGTTAGAAAACGGTGAAAACTACAAAGAGAATATTTCAATCTTTGCAGACGAATTTCATGAAATATTAAGAACATCAAAATCTATTCCAACAACAAGCCAACCTGCCATTGGTGAAATGATCAGTGCGTACGAAGCGTATAGAGATGAAGGTTACACAGATGTCATTGTTGTGCATCTTTCAAGTGGCATCAGCGGGGCATATCAAACGGCGATGCAAGCTTCAACAATGGTAGAGGGGATTCGCGTACATCCAGTTGATTCCAAAATTGCATGTTTACCTGAAGGATCACTTGTATTGCGTGCTTTAGACTTGATTGAACAAGGGTTAGATGTCGAAGCGATATTGTCAGATCTAGACGATATGGTTCAACATGTAGGGGCATTTTTAGTTGTAGATGACTTGAAGAACTTGCATAAAAGTGGTCGTATTACAGGTGCCCAAGCGTGGATTGGGAATTTATTAAAAATGAAGCCTGTGTTAACATTTGAAGATGGTTTGATTGTCCCTTACGAAAAAGTACGTACGAAAAAGAGAGCACTAAAGTTAATTGAAGATAAAGCGGTTGAATTATCGAACCAATATGAACAGTCAACGATTATGGTCATTGGTGGCGATGATAGAGAAGAGTCTCAAGGGGTTTACAAAGGTCTTAAAGAAAATTATCCGAATAAAAATATCGTCTTTTCAGAACTCGGGCCCGTTATTGCATCGCATTTAGGATTAGGTGGATTTGGTATCGGTGTCGTCAACCGTCATATCGATGTCCCTGATTCGGTCAATGTTGAACGTTAA
- a CDS encoding CsbA family protein: MIWYLLAAFFPCVLVVIFSAITRSKWMGTLITLVVIGASVYKGFFHNEWIIFLDVVSLLAGYIIVEELKIHHIEHDREGGM; this comes from the coding sequence TTGATTTGGTATCTATTGGCCGCTTTTTTTCCTTGTGTCCTTGTGGTTATTTTCAGCGCGATAACGAGAAGTAAATGGATGGGGACGCTCATTACATTAGTCGTGATCGGTGCTTCAGTTTATAAAGGATTTTTCCATAATGAATGGATTATTTTCCTTGACGTTGTATCATTGTTAGCAGGGTATATTATTGTAGAAGAACTAAAAATTCATCATATCGAGCATGATAGAGAGGGCGGTATGTGA
- a CDS encoding ComF family protein: MNTMYEDILMVNLFSKTHTLCPKCRELIENCRFDETDRCAYCKGKLDLSGGCHNCQNLADMGVQFERIEPLFHYDRFVKTLIHQYKFLNDVALAEVFAHYIRIKRVKDEMIVPMPSSQDHDLQRTFNPVQTILHHLELPYVACLKMHPRSKQFALSRSERYAVDNPIYFDSNISLENKSILLIDDIYTTGHTAHCAGNVLLQQKVRKLSMLTFAR; encoded by the coding sequence ATGAACACGATGTATGAAGATATTTTAATGGTGAACCTATTTTCAAAAACGCATACTTTATGCCCGAAATGTCGTGAATTAATCGAAAATTGTCGTTTTGATGAGACGGATCGATGTGCATACTGTAAAGGTAAATTAGATCTTTCAGGGGGATGCCACAATTGTCAGAACCTAGCCGATATGGGTGTACAATTTGAACGCATTGAACCACTTTTTCATTATGATCGTTTTGTGAAGACATTGATACACCAGTATAAATTTTTAAATGACGTAGCACTTGCGGAAGTTTTTGCACACTATATACGTATAAAACGTGTGAAAGATGAGATGATTGTACCGATGCCGTCTAGTCAGGATCACGATTTGCAGCGCACTTTTAATCCAGTTCAAACGATACTTCATCATTTGGAATTACCTTATGTCGCATGTTTAAAAATGCATCCTCGCTCGAAACAATTTGCATTATCTCGTTCAGAACGTTACGCAGTCGATAATCCCATTTACTTCGATAGTAATATTTCTCTGGAAAACAAAAGTATTCTCCTAATTGATGATATTTATACGACCGGTCACACTGCCCACTGTGCTGGAAATGTATTATTACAACAAAAAGTCAGAAAATTAAGTATGTTAACGTTTGCGAGATAG
- a CDS encoding DEAD/DEAH box helicase family protein gives MYFNGQLVTDATLHDENQIIQVEKGVTRTSTGWRCTRCSTEERHHFYQYESDVMNETMTYCRHCIQMGRMDSVTDVFILRSVACRSDAAYQLPFQLSTQQQYASDCIVQAVLRHESLLLHAVTGAGKTEMMFEAIAQARRQGYNVAVVSPRLDVVIEVSTRIKQTFLNEAIDILHQASQQQYEAHFVISTVHQLYRFKRHFHVVFIDEVDAFPLAMDPSLMQTIENAARTEKALIYMTATPPPHLKAQFDDAHTITLPARFHQHPLVIPTFKYFKLRVNKVQFYLFTRMKAQQEQQRTTLIFFSDIREMKRFFETYEPLVERLGLVYSEDPERLNKVEALRNGLYDIMLTTTILERGFTMPYLDVWVVDSHRYTSTALIQIAGRVGRKAVCPDGEVLFLHEGRTRAMYDARRQIAEMNQLARKRGWIKSNDVFFV, from the coding sequence ATGTATTTTAATGGCCAACTCGTAACAGATGCGACGTTACACGATGAAAATCAAATTATTCAAGTAGAAAAAGGTGTGACACGTACATCAACAGGATGGCGATGTACACGATGTTCAACTGAGGAACGACACCACTTTTATCAATATGAAAGTGATGTGATGAACGAAACAATGACTTATTGTCGTCACTGCATTCAAATGGGGCGGATGGACAGTGTGACAGATGTTTTTATATTGAGAAGTGTCGCTTGTCGTTCAGACGCGGCTTATCAGTTACCTTTTCAACTGTCGACACAACAGCAATATGCCTCTGATTGTATTGTTCAAGCTGTGCTACGTCATGAATCATTATTACTTCATGCCGTGACAGGTGCAGGTAAGACTGAGATGATGTTTGAAGCCATTGCACAGGCGCGTCGTCAAGGATACAATGTCGCGGTCGTTTCACCACGGTTAGATGTTGTCATTGAAGTGAGTACACGTATTAAGCAAACATTTTTAAATGAAGCCATTGATATATTACATCAAGCAAGTCAGCAACAGTATGAAGCGCATTTTGTCATTTCGACGGTGCATCAACTGTATCGATTCAAGCGACATTTTCACGTTGTTTTTATTGATGAAGTCGATGCTTTTCCGCTCGCAATGGATCCGTCTTTAATGCAAACGATTGAAAATGCAGCAAGAACGGAAAAAGCACTCATATATATGACAGCAACGCCACCGCCGCATTTAAAAGCACAATTTGATGATGCACATACGATTACTTTGCCAGCAAGATTCCATCAGCATCCTTTAGTGATTCCTACATTTAAATATTTTAAGCTTCGAGTGAACAAAGTACAGTTTTATTTATTTACACGCATGAAAGCCCAGCAAGAACAGCAACGGACAACTTTAATTTTTTTCAGTGATATACGTGAAATGAAGCGATTTTTTGAAACTTATGAACCTTTAGTGGAACGTTTAGGATTGGTTTACAGTGAAGACCCTGAACGGTTAAATAAAGTAGAGGCTTTACGAAACGGTCTATACGACATCATGTTAACGACGACGATATTGGAAAGAGGCTTCACGATGCCTTATTTAGATGTATGGGTTGTTGATAGTCATCGCTACACTTCAACGGCTTTAATACAAATTGCAGGGCGTGTAGGACGTAAAGCAGTTTGTCCCGATGGTGAAGTGTTGTTTTTGCATGAAGGACGTACTAGGGCGATGTATGATGCTCGTCGTCAAATTGCTGAAATGAATCAACTAGCAAGGAAACGAGGGTGGATTAAATCAAACGATGTCTTTTTTGTATGA
- the uvrB gene encoding excinuclease ABC subunit UvrB, protein MEHHDFKIASNFEPQGDQPQAIKALVKGIEEGKRHQTLLGATGTGKTFTMSNVIKEVGKPTLIIAHNKTLAGQLYSEFKTFFPENRVEYFVSYYDYYQPEAYVPSTDTFIEKDASINDEIDQLRHSATSALFERDDVIIIASVSCIYGLGNPDEYRDLVVSIRVGMEMDRSELLRKLVDVQYTRNDIDFRRGTFRVRGDVVEIFPASREELCIRVEFFGDEVDRISEINYLTGEVLKEREHFALFPASHFVTREEKMKIAIERIEKELEEQLEYLRNENKLLEAQRLEQRTNYDLEMMREMGFTSGIENYSVHLTLRPLGSTPYTLLDYFGDDWLIMIDESHVTLPQIRGMYNGDQARKKVLVEHGFRLPSALDNRPLKFEEFEQKAKQLVYVSATPGPYEIERTDEMIEQIIRPTGLLDPKIEVRPTKNQIDDLLSEIQERTAQGERVLITTLTKKMSEDLTTYLKEAGVKVNYLHSEIKTLERIEIIRDLRMGTFDVLIGINLLREGLDIPEVSLVVILDADKEGFLRSERSLIQTMGRAARNDKGRVIMYADRITDSMKVAIDETERRREIQIAYNEKHGIVPKTINKEIHDVISATVETDETNEDQRKEVPKKMTKKEREKTIENVEKEMKEAAKALDFERATELRDLLFELKSKG, encoded by the coding sequence ATGGAGCATCATGACTTTAAAATTGCTTCAAATTTCGAACCACAAGGGGACCAACCCCAAGCCATCAAAGCACTGGTAAAAGGGATAGAAGAAGGCAAGCGTCATCAAACATTACTCGGTGCAACAGGTACAGGTAAAACATTTACGATGAGTAATGTCATTAAAGAAGTGGGCAAACCGACGCTCATTATTGCGCATAACAAAACGTTAGCAGGGCAATTGTACAGTGAGTTCAAAACCTTCTTTCCTGAAAATAGAGTGGAATATTTTGTAAGTTACTACGATTATTACCAACCAGAAGCGTATGTTCCGTCTACCGATACGTTTATTGAAAAAGATGCGTCGATTAACGATGAAATAGACCAACTCCGACATTCAGCAACGAGTGCGCTGTTTGAACGAGATGATGTCATTATTATCGCCAGTGTGAGTTGTATTTACGGTTTAGGTAATCCAGACGAATACCGTGACTTAGTTGTGAGCATTCGTGTAGGGATGGAAATGGATAGAAGTGAGTTATTGCGAAAGCTCGTTGACGTACAATATACACGAAACGACATTGACTTTAGACGCGGGACATTTAGAGTACGCGGCGATGTCGTTGAGATTTTCCCGGCTTCACGTGAAGAGTTATGTATTCGTGTTGAATTTTTTGGTGATGAAGTAGATCGCATTAGTGAGATTAACTATTTAACGGGTGAAGTATTAAAAGAACGCGAACACTTTGCGCTTTTCCCAGCTTCTCACTTCGTAACCCGTGAAGAAAAAATGAAGATTGCGATTGAGCGTATTGAAAAAGAATTAGAAGAACAACTTGAATATTTAAGAAATGAAAATAAATTACTCGAGGCGCAACGTTTAGAACAACGAACGAATTATGATTTAGAGATGATGCGCGAAATGGGCTTTACGTCAGGGATTGAAAACTATTCAGTTCATCTTACGTTGCGACCACTCGGCTCTACACCGTACACTTTGTTAGATTATTTTGGTGATGATTGGCTCATTATGATTGATGAGTCGCATGTTACGTTGCCTCAAATTCGTGGAATGTACAACGGAGACCAAGCACGTAAAAAAGTGTTAGTCGAGCATGGTTTCCGTCTCCCGAGTGCATTAGACAATAGACCATTGAAGTTTGAAGAGTTCGAACAAAAAGCGAAACAACTTGTTTATGTATCGGCGACACCAGGCCCATATGAAATCGAACGTACAGATGAAATGATTGAACAAATTATTCGACCAACTGGCTTGTTAGATCCAAAAATCGAAGTCCGCCCTACTAAAAATCAGATCGACGACTTGCTCAGTGAAATTCAAGAACGAACAGCACAAGGCGAACGTGTACTGATTACAACGTTAACGAAAAAAATGAGTGAAGATTTAACAACTTATTTAAAAGAAGCTGGTGTAAAGGTCAATTACTTGCACTCTGAAATTAAAACGTTAGAACGGATTGAAATTATTCGAGACTTACGTATGGGAACATTTGATGTGCTCATCGGTATTAACTTGCTTAGAGAAGGACTTGATATTCCAGAAGTGTCATTAGTGGTGATTTTGGATGCAGATAAAGAAGGTTTCTTACGTTCTGAGCGTTCGTTAATCCAAACGATGGGTCGTGCAGCGCGTAATGATAAAGGGCGTGTCATCATGTATGCGGATCGAATAACAGATTCAATGAAAGTTGCGATTGATGAAACTGAACGACGTCGTGAAATTCAAATCGCGTACAATGAAAAACATGGTATTGTACCGAAAACAATTAATAAAGAAATTCATGATGTCATTAGTGCAACGGTCGAAACGGATGAAACTAATGAAGATCAACGTAAAGAAGTACCGAAGAAAATGACGAAAAAAGAACGTGAAAAAACGATTGAAAATGTAGAAAAAGAAATGAAAGAAGCCGCAAAAGCATTAGATTTCGAAAGAGCAACCGAATTAAGAGATTTATTATTTGAACTAAAATCAAAAGGGTGA